Proteins found in one bacterium genomic segment:
- the fdhF gene encoding formate dehydrogenase subunit alpha, translating into MPDIPEISFLLDGKKVRAAQGDTIWEAAAAQGGEIPRLCYQPGLSPAGVCRVCAVEVAGARVLAPSCCRAVEAGMEVSTKGARVVRAQRALVRMLMADHPSPCAAESEGPGCELEALARDLGVAANESARTASAGMVDISSSVITVDLNACILCDRCIRACADVQGNHVIGRAGKGAAARIVFDAEAPMGASSCVSCGECAAACPTGALVDKPLVESETKKSGRKVDSLCPYCGVGCAITYQVKGNRIVAVEGRSENTVNQGRLCVKGRYGYDYAHHEGRLTVPLIRKEGAPKTAALPTNPLSLFREGTWEEALSRTAGALVEIKNAHGSSALAGFGSAKCSNEECYLFQKLIRAALGTNNVDHCTRLCHASSVAALMETIGSGAVSNPFSDVMQADFIFVAGSNTTENHPVAATFIKEAVEKGATLAVADPRRIDLVRHASIHLRFRPGTDVAVFNGLLHVVIEEGLYDREFVERRTEGFGELQKEVKAYSPERVARITGVPAALIRETARRYAASERSICFWGMGLSQHTTGTDNCRALIALCLICGQIGRPGTGLHPLRGQNNVQGASDVGLIPMVYPGYQDVTRPEVRAKFERAWGRPLDAAAGLTVMEVMHAAHAGEIRGMYIMGENPAMSDPNLNLTREALARLAHLTVQDIFLTETAAFADVILPATAFPEKTGTYTNTDRRVQLGRKAVEPPGQARVDWRIIAELAERMGYPMDYASPEEIFAEIAELTPQMAGLTYARLEKGGVSWPCPALDHPGTAILFEERFPTPTGRGRLVPVAFAPPHELPDRKYPFVLNTGRNLYHWHTGAMTRRAGALDAAEPAAYVEINEADLRRKRISDGALVRVRSRRGEIELAARKSPRVRPGEVFIPFHYVEAAANLLTVDVLDPWGKIPEFKVCAVQVEKV; encoded by the coding sequence GGGCGCCCGGGTGCTCGCGCCCTCCTGCTGCCGCGCGGTGGAGGCGGGGATGGAAGTCAGTACGAAGGGCGCGCGGGTTGTGCGTGCCCAGCGGGCGCTCGTCCGGATGCTGATGGCGGATCATCCAAGCCCCTGCGCGGCCGAATCAGAAGGCCCGGGATGTGAACTCGAAGCGCTGGCGAGGGACCTCGGCGTCGCGGCGAACGAAAGCGCTCGCACGGCCTCCGCCGGGATGGTGGACATCTCTTCCTCGGTCATCACCGTTGACCTGAACGCCTGCATCCTCTGCGACAGGTGCATCCGCGCGTGCGCCGATGTGCAGGGCAATCACGTTATCGGAAGGGCCGGGAAGGGGGCGGCGGCGCGCATCGTCTTCGATGCCGAAGCCCCGATGGGGGCGTCGAGCTGCGTCTCCTGCGGGGAGTGCGCGGCCGCCTGCCCGACCGGGGCGCTTGTGGACAAGCCGCTCGTTGAAAGCGAAACGAAAAAATCCGGCCGGAAAGTGGATTCGCTCTGCCCTTACTGCGGCGTCGGCTGCGCCATCACCTATCAGGTGAAGGGGAACCGGATTGTCGCTGTGGAGGGGAGATCGGAGAACACCGTCAACCAGGGCCGCCTGTGCGTGAAGGGGCGGTATGGATACGACTACGCCCATCATGAAGGAAGGCTCACCGTTCCGCTGATCCGAAAAGAGGGCGCGCCCAAGACGGCGGCGCTTCCCACGAATCCGCTTTCCCTTTTCCGCGAGGGCACCTGGGAGGAGGCGCTCTCGCGCACCGCCGGGGCGCTCGTGGAGATCAAAAATGCGCATGGCTCCTCCGCGCTCGCGGGTTTCGGCTCGGCCAAATGCTCGAACGAGGAGTGCTACCTGTTCCAGAAGCTGATCCGCGCCGCACTCGGAACGAACAACGTCGATCACTGCACGCGGCTGTGCCACGCCAGCTCGGTGGCGGCGCTGATGGAGACCATCGGCAGCGGCGCCGTGAGTAATCCCTTTTCTGATGTGATGCAGGCGGACTTCATCTTTGTGGCAGGATCGAATACCACGGAAAATCATCCGGTGGCGGCGACCTTCATCAAGGAGGCGGTGGAAAAGGGGGCGACGCTCGCCGTCGCCGATCCGCGGCGGATCGATCTCGTCCGCCACGCGAGCATCCATCTGCGCTTCCGCCCCGGAACCGATGTCGCCGTCTTCAACGGGCTCCTGCACGTGGTCATCGAGGAGGGGCTCTACGACCGGGAGTTTGTGGAGAGGCGGACCGAGGGATTCGGAGAACTCCAAAAAGAGGTGAAGGCGTATTCGCCGGAGCGGGTGGCCCGCATCACGGGGGTCCCCGCTGCGCTGATCCGTGAGACCGCCCGGCGCTATGCGGCCTCCGAGCGCTCCATCTGCTTCTGGGGGATGGGGCTCTCCCAGCACACGACGGGGACGGACAACTGCCGGGCGCTCATCGCGCTCTGCCTGATTTGCGGCCAGATCGGCAGGCCGGGCACGGGTCTCCATCCGCTCAGGGGGCAGAACAACGTTCAGGGGGCCTCCGATGTCGGTCTGATCCCGATGGTTTATCCCGGCTATCAGGATGTGACGCGGCCCGAAGTGCGCGCGAAGTTCGAGCGGGCGTGGGGCCGGCCGCTCGATGCGGCGGCTGGCCTGACGGTGATGGAGGTCATGCACGCAGCCCATGCGGGCGAAATCCGCGGGATGTACATCATGGGCGAGAATCCCGCCATGAGCGATCCGAATCTCAACCTGACCCGCGAGGCGCTCGCCCGGCTGGCGCATCTCACCGTCCAGGATATTTTCCTGACCGAAACCGCCGCCTTCGCGGATGTGATTCTCCCCGCTACGGCGTTTCCGGAGAAGACGGGGACCTACACCAACACCGATCGGCGGGTGCAGCTTGGGAGAAAGGCGGTCGAGCCGCCCGGTCAGGCGCGCGTGGACTGGCGCATCATCGCCGAGCTGGCGGAGCGGATGGGCTACCCGATGGACTACGCATCGCCCGAGGAAATTTTCGCCGAGATCGCAGAGCTCACTCCGCAGATGGCGGGGCTGACCTATGCGCGGCTGGAGAAGGGGGGCGTGAGCTGGCCCTGTCCCGCACTCGATCATCCGGGCACGGCGATTCTCTTTGAGGAACGGTTTCCGACGCCGACGGGGCGTGGGCGGCTCGTTCCGGTGGCGTTTGCGCCCCCGCACGAGCTTCCCGACCGGAAATATCCCTTCGTCCTTAACACCGGGCGGAATCTCTATCACTGGCACACCGGCGCGATGACCCGCCGGGCGGGCGCCCTCGATGCGGCGGAGCCCGCGGCCTATGTCGAAATAAACGAGGCCGATCTCCGCCGGAAGAGGATCAGCGACGGCGCCCTTGTGCGGGTGCGCTCCCGGCGGGGGGAGATTGAACTCGCGGCCCGTAAATCCCCCCGCGTTCGGCCGGGGGAGGTGTTCATCCCTTTTCACTATGTGGAAGCGGCGGCGAACCTTCTCACCGTGGATGTGCTCGATCCGTGGGGGAAGATTCCCGAATTCAAGGTCTGCGCCGTGCAGGTGGAGAAAGTCTAG